One genomic region from Osmerus mordax isolate fOsmMor3 chromosome 4, fOsmMor3.pri, whole genome shotgun sequence encodes:
- the cdk17 gene encoding cyclin-dependent kinase 17 isoform X2, with translation MEKMKRFKRRLSQTLRGSQTIDESLSELAEQMTIEENGLKDSEPIVRNGRPPTAHSVHSFLHQYTGSFKKPPLRRPQSAIGGGLGSLMAMPRNGSRLDIVHENLKMGSDGESDQASGTSSDEVQSPTGVCLRNRGNRRISMEDLNKRLSLPADIRIPDGYLEKLQLTSPSFDQPLSRRSRRASLSEIGFGKLETYIKLDKLGEGTYATVFKGRSKLTDNLVALKEIRLEHEEGAPCTAIREVSLLKDLKHANIVTLHDIIHTDKSLTLVFEYLDKDLKQYMDDCGNILSMQNVKIFLFQILRGLAYCHKRKVLHRDLKPQNLLINDRGELKLADFGLARAKSVPTKTYSNEVVTLWYRPPDVLLGSSEYSTQIDLWGVGCIFYEMAAGRPLFPGSTVEDELHLIFRLLGTPMEETWPGISSIEEFKSYKFPKYKPQPLINHAPRLDTDGIELLMSFLRYESKKRISADEAMRQPYFRNLGPRVHTLPESISIFTLKEVQLQKDPGYRNSSYPESGNGKNRRQSMLF, from the exons ATGGAGAAGATGAAGAGGTTCAAGCGGcgcctctcccagaccctgaGGGGAAGCCAGACCATCGACGAGTCCCTGTCTGAGCTAGCCGAGCAGATGACCATCGAGGAGAACGGCTTGAAGGACAGcg agccCATCGTGAGGAACGGGCGCCCCCCAACCGCCCACAGCGTCCACTCCTTCCTGCACCAGTACACGGGGTCCTTTAAGAAGCCCCCCCTCCGCAGGCCTCAGAGCGCCATCGGGGGAGGCCTAGGCTCCCTGATGGCCATGCCACGCAACGGCAGTCGCCTCG ACATTGTCCACGAAAACCTAAAGATGGGTTCTGACGGCGAGAGTGACCAGGCCTCTGGGACATCCTCGGATGAGGTCCAGTCTCCGACTGGTGTCTGTCTCCGGAACCGGGGCAACAGACGGATCTCCATGGAG gacctgAATAAGCGTCTGTCCCTACCAGCCGACATCAGGATACCTGATGGCTACCTGGAGAAGCTGCAGCTCACCAGCCCGTCCTTCGACCAGCCGCTCAGTCGCCGCTCCCGCAGAGCCTCCCTG TCGGAAATTGGATTTGGGAAGCTAGAGACCTACATCAAACTGGACAAGCTCGGGGAG GGGACGTACGCCACGGTCTTCAAGGGCAGGAGTAAACTAACGGACAACCTGGTGGCCCTGAAGGAGATCCGCCTGGAGCATGAGGAAGGAGCGCCCTGCACCGCCATACGAGAGG TGTCTCTACTGAAGGACCTGAAGCACGCCAACATAGTGACACTGCATGACATCATCCACACGGACAAATCCCTGACACTGGTCTTTGAGTACCTG GACAAGGACCTGAAGCAGTACATGGACGACTGCGGGAACATCCTGAGCATGCAGAACGTTAAG ATTTTTCTGTTCCAAATCCTGAGAGGCCTGGCGTACTGTCATAAACGGAAAGTTCTCCACAGAGACTTGAAGCCTCAGAACCTTCTCATCAATGACAGAGGGGAACTCAAACTGGCTGACTTTG GTCTGGCTCGGGCCAAATCTGTCCCCACTAAGACCTACTCCAACGAGGTGGTGACGCTGTGGTACCGACCGCCAGACGTCCTCCTGGGTTCCTCCGAGTACTCCACACAGATAGACCTGTG GGGGGTGGGCTGTATATTCTATGAGATGGCTGCCGGCAGGCCCCTGTTCCCTGGCTCCACAGTGGAGGATGAGCTTCACCTCATTTTCCGGCTGCTGG GTACTCCCATGGAGGAAACCTGGCCAGGAATCTCCTCTATAGAAGAGTTCAAGTCCTACAAGTTCCCCAAGTACAAACCCCAGCCCCTCATCAACCATGCACCCAG GTTGGACACAGACGGCATTGAATTGTTGATGTCCTTCCTCCGA TACGAGTCCAAGAAGAGGATTTCTGCAGATGAGGCAATGAGGCAGCCCTACTTCAGGAACCTTGGGCCTCGCGTGCATACACTGCCAGAGA GCATATCCATATTTACACTGAAGGAGGTCCAACTGCAGAAAGATCCTGGATACAGGAATTCCTCCTACCCTGAATCAG GCAACGGCAAGAACAGAAGGCAAAGCATGCTCTTTTAG
- the cdk17 gene encoding cyclin-dependent kinase 17 isoform X1, protein MEKMKRFKRRLSQTLRGSQTIDESLSELAEQMTIEENGLKDSGEEPIVRNGRPPTAHSVHSFLHQYTGSFKKPPLRRPQSAIGGGLGSLMAMPRNGSRLDIVHENLKMGSDGESDQASGTSSDEVQSPTGVCLRNRGNRRISMEDLNKRLSLPADIRIPDGYLEKLQLTSPSFDQPLSRRSRRASLSEIGFGKLETYIKLDKLGEGTYATVFKGRSKLTDNLVALKEIRLEHEEGAPCTAIREVSLLKDLKHANIVTLHDIIHTDKSLTLVFEYLDKDLKQYMDDCGNILSMQNVKIFLFQILRGLAYCHKRKVLHRDLKPQNLLINDRGELKLADFGLARAKSVPTKTYSNEVVTLWYRPPDVLLGSSEYSTQIDLWGVGCIFYEMAAGRPLFPGSTVEDELHLIFRLLGTPMEETWPGISSIEEFKSYKFPKYKPQPLINHAPRLDTDGIELLMSFLRYESKKRISADEAMRQPYFRNLGPRVHTLPESISIFTLKEVQLQKDPGYRNSSYPESGNGKNRRQSMLF, encoded by the exons ATGGAGAAGATGAAGAGGTTCAAGCGGcgcctctcccagaccctgaGGGGAAGCCAGACCATCGACGAGTCCCTGTCTGAGCTAGCCGAGCAGATGACCATCGAGGAGAACGGCTTGAAGGACAGcggtgagg agccCATCGTGAGGAACGGGCGCCCCCCAACCGCCCACAGCGTCCACTCCTTCCTGCACCAGTACACGGGGTCCTTTAAGAAGCCCCCCCTCCGCAGGCCTCAGAGCGCCATCGGGGGAGGCCTAGGCTCCCTGATGGCCATGCCACGCAACGGCAGTCGCCTCG ACATTGTCCACGAAAACCTAAAGATGGGTTCTGACGGCGAGAGTGACCAGGCCTCTGGGACATCCTCGGATGAGGTCCAGTCTCCGACTGGTGTCTGTCTCCGGAACCGGGGCAACAGACGGATCTCCATGGAG gacctgAATAAGCGTCTGTCCCTACCAGCCGACATCAGGATACCTGATGGCTACCTGGAGAAGCTGCAGCTCACCAGCCCGTCCTTCGACCAGCCGCTCAGTCGCCGCTCCCGCAGAGCCTCCCTG TCGGAAATTGGATTTGGGAAGCTAGAGACCTACATCAAACTGGACAAGCTCGGGGAG GGGACGTACGCCACGGTCTTCAAGGGCAGGAGTAAACTAACGGACAACCTGGTGGCCCTGAAGGAGATCCGCCTGGAGCATGAGGAAGGAGCGCCCTGCACCGCCATACGAGAGG TGTCTCTACTGAAGGACCTGAAGCACGCCAACATAGTGACACTGCATGACATCATCCACACGGACAAATCCCTGACACTGGTCTTTGAGTACCTG GACAAGGACCTGAAGCAGTACATGGACGACTGCGGGAACATCCTGAGCATGCAGAACGTTAAG ATTTTTCTGTTCCAAATCCTGAGAGGCCTGGCGTACTGTCATAAACGGAAAGTTCTCCACAGAGACTTGAAGCCTCAGAACCTTCTCATCAATGACAGAGGGGAACTCAAACTGGCTGACTTTG GTCTGGCTCGGGCCAAATCTGTCCCCACTAAGACCTACTCCAACGAGGTGGTGACGCTGTGGTACCGACCGCCAGACGTCCTCCTGGGTTCCTCCGAGTACTCCACACAGATAGACCTGTG GGGGGTGGGCTGTATATTCTATGAGATGGCTGCCGGCAGGCCCCTGTTCCCTGGCTCCACAGTGGAGGATGAGCTTCACCTCATTTTCCGGCTGCTGG GTACTCCCATGGAGGAAACCTGGCCAGGAATCTCCTCTATAGAAGAGTTCAAGTCCTACAAGTTCCCCAAGTACAAACCCCAGCCCCTCATCAACCATGCACCCAG GTTGGACACAGACGGCATTGAATTGTTGATGTCCTTCCTCCGA TACGAGTCCAAGAAGAGGATTTCTGCAGATGAGGCAATGAGGCAGCCCTACTTCAGGAACCTTGGGCCTCGCGTGCATACACTGCCAGAGA GCATATCCATATTTACACTGAAGGAGGTCCAACTGCAGAAAGATCCTGGATACAGGAATTCCTCCTACCCTGAATCAG GCAACGGCAAGAACAGAAGGCAAAGCATGCTCTTTTAG
- the LOC136941962 gene encoding ETS domain-containing protein Elk-3-like gives MDSAITLWQFLLQLLLDQSHKHLICWTSTDGEFKLLKSEEVAKLWGLRKNKTNMNYDKLSRALRYYYDKNIIKKVIGQKFVYKFVSFPEILKMDPQAVEMGLASGRVALQEVEAQELEEEEEEEEEAQRKALSALGAQACRNDYLRSGLYSSFSVASLHNQPELLRALREHQDEARTVIRFGTNAGERTAAPPLPASKHELFLSARPSPHHRRSPPSSPHSPASRPRHGCSPEADQEEDEGTDSDQGAQPLNLSSGHRERAQQLPEKRSSSNSGSSNQGDGLPPKTKKPKALEISAHSLLLSGSDIGSMALNSPALPSGSLTPAFFTAQTPSGLLLAHSPLLSGIHFWSSLSPVAPLSPARLQGHGSLFQFPSLMNGHIPVPLPSLDGSPSSSLLLAPASHKS, from the exons ATGGACAGTGCCATCACACTGTGGCAGTTCCTGCTACAGCTGTTGCTGGACCAGAGCCACAAACACCTGATCTGTTGGACCTCTACGGACGGGGAGTTCAAGCTGCTGAAGTCCGAGGAGGTGGCCAAGCTGTGGGGCCTGCGCAAGAACAAGACCAACATGAACTATGACAAGCTCAGCAGAGCCCTGCGCTACTATTATGACAAG AACATCATCAAGAAGGTCATTGGACAGAAGTTTGTGTACAAGTTTGTGTCGTTCCCTGAGATCCTGAAGATGGATCCCCAGGCGGTGGAGATGGGCCTGGCCTCTGGCAGGGTGGCCCTCCAGGAAGTGGAggcccaggagctggaggaggaggaggaagaggaagaggaggcccagaggaaggCCCTGTCCGCCCTGGGGGCCCAGGCCTGTCGTAACGACTACCTTCGCTCTGGCCTGTACTCCTCCTTCAGCGTGGCCTCCCTGCACAACCAGCCGGAGTTGCTCCGGGCTTTGCGAGAGCACCAGGACGAGGCACGCACCGTCATCCGTTTCGGCACCAACGCCGGCGAGAGGACCGCTGCACCTCCCCTGCCCGCCTCCAAGCACGAGCTCTTCCTATCCGCCAGACCATCCCCTCACCATCGCCGCTCCCCACCGTCCTCCCCCCACAGCCCCGCCTCTCGGCCCAGACATGGGTGTAGTCCCGAGGCTGatcaggaggaggatgaggggacggACTCCGACCAGGGCGCCCAGCCTCTGAACCTGTCTTCGGGCCACAGGGAGCGCGCTCAGCAGCTGCCAGAGAAGAGGAGCAGCAGTAATAGTGGAAGTAGTAACCAAGGAGATGGACTCCCACCCAAAACAAAGAAGCCTAAAGCCCTGGAGATCTCTGCCCACTCCCTGTTGCTGTCAGGAAGTGACATCGGCTCCATGGCCCTAAACAGTCCAGCTCTCCCATCTGGctccctcaccccagccttctTCACTGCACAG ACTCCCTCAGGCCTGCTGCTGGCCCACAGTCCTCTGCTGTCAGGCATCCACTTCTGGAGCAGTCTGAGTCCTGTAGCCCCACTGAGCCCCGCCCGGCTTCAAGGCCATGGCTCCCTCTTCCAG ttcccAAGCCTGATGAACGGACATATCCCCGTCCCCCTGCCTAGCCTGGACGggtccccatcctcctccctgctcctggccCCGGCTTCTCACAAGTCTTGA
- the LOC136941519 gene encoding calcium/calmodulin-dependent protein kinase type 1D-like — protein MARENGEFGDGPSWKKHVDDIKKIFDFKEVLGTGAFSEVVMAREKASGKMVAVKCIPKKALKGKETSIENEIAVLRKIKHENIVALEDIYESSNHLYLIMQLVSGGELFDRIVEKGFYTEMDASRLIKQVLDAVNYLHAMGIVHRDLKPENLLYFNPHNESKIMISDFGLSKMEGTGDVMATACGTPGYVAPEVLAQKPYSKAVDCWSIGVIAYILLCGYPPFYDENDSKLFEQILKADYEFDAPYWDDISDSAKNFISCLMEKDPEKRFTCDQALEHPWIAGDTALCKNIHESVSRQMRKNFAKSKWRQAFNATAVIRHMRRLQLGSSLGSSFGGSIDTTIPTARSQARGPAKSQSVDCAPISCQPAAAASCSRNISPPTSIGEEPQVVAAVEAPRPRPSTVTTIHTGTK, from the exons ATGGCAAGGGAGAATGGAGAGTTCGGGGATGGACCATCGTGGAAAAAACATGTTGATGATATCAAGAAAATATTTGACTTCAAAGAAGTCCTTGGAAC TGGGGCATTCTCTGAAGTTGTGATGGCTCGGGAGAAAGCCTCGGGTAAGATGGTTGCAGTAAAGTGCATTCCGAAAAAGGCTTTGAAAGGGAAGGAGACCAGCATCGAGAACGAAATTGCCGTGCTTAGGAA GATAAAACATGAAAACATTGTGGCATTGGAGGACATCTATGAGAGCTCCAACCACTTGTACCTTATCATGCAATT AGTGTCTGGAGGGGAGCTTTTTGACCGTATTGTGGAGAAGGGCTTCTATACTGAAATGGATGCAAGCAGGCTCATCAAACAGGTTTTGGATGCAGTAAACTACCTCCACGCCATGGGTATAGTACATAGAGACCTCAAG cCAGAGAATCTTCTCTACTTTAACCCCCACAACGAGTCCAAGATCATGATCAGTGACTTTGGCCTCTCAAAGATGGAGGGAACAGGAGATGTAATGGCCACAGCCTGTGGAACTCCAGGATATGTGG CTCCTGAGGTGCTAGCACAGAAGCCCTACAGCAAAGCAGTGGACTGCTGGTCTATCGGTGTTATTGCTTACATACT GTTATGTGGCTATCCTCCCTTCTATGACGAGAATGACTCCAAGCTCTTTGAACAGATTCTCAAGGCAGACTATGAATTTGATGCTCCATATTGGGATGATATATCAGACTCTG CTAAAAACTTCATCAGCTGCCTGATGGAGAAGGACCCAGAGAAGAGGTTCACATGTGACCAAGCTCTGGAGCACCCATG GATCGCAGGGGACacggctctctgcaagaacatCCATGAATCTGTCAGTCGCCAGATGCGTAAAAACTTTGCCAAAAGCAAATGGAGG CAAGCGTTCAATGCCACGGCTGTGATCCGCCACATGAGGCGCCTGCAGCTGGGCAGCAGTCTGGGCAGCAGTTTTGGCGGCAGTATTGACACCACCATCCCCACTGCCCGCAGTCAGGCCAGAGGCCCTGCCAAGAGCCAGTCTGTGGACTGCGCCCCAATCTCCT GTCAACCTGCTGCCGCTGCATCCTGCAGCCGGAATATTAGCCCCCCCACTTCCATCGGTGAGGAGCCACAGGTGGTGGCAGCAGTGGAGGCTCCCCGGCCACGCCCCTCCACCGTCACCACCATCCACACTGGGACTAAATGA
- the ucmab gene encoding LOW QUALITY PROTEIN: unique cartilage matrix-associated protein (The sequence of the model RefSeq protein was modified relative to this genomic sequence to represent the inferred CDS: substituted 1 base at 1 genomic stop codon) has product MSWTHAAVLLLTVLLALSLSHEADSVAVPDDKDTTKALDPQGPLRRIFMPEEDAANFFRRRRRRAVKSQDEINAEQRQRLAADERKREYHEEQRNEFEGYAEEEHDEQDERTRESTEQWRQFHYDGMDPSKXYNRQSI; this is encoded by the exons ATGTCCTGGACACATGCAGCTGTGCTCCTGCTCACCGTGCTGCTGGCACTGTCCT TGTCTCACGAGGCAGACAGTGTAGCAGTGCCTGATGACAAGGACACCACCAAAGCACTGGATCCACAAG GTCCACTGAGGAGGATCTTCATGCCAGAGGAAGACGCTGCCAACTTCTTCCGACGACGCAGAAGAAGAGCTGTAAAGTCCCAGGATGAGATCAATG CcgaacagaggcagaggcttGCAGctgatgagaggaagagagagtatcATGAAGAGCAGAGGAACGAGTTTGAAGGCTATGCTGAGGAAGAGCATGATG AACAAGATGAAAGGACCCGGGAGAGTACTGAGCAGTGGAGACAATTCCACTATGATGGGATGGATCCCTCCAAGTAGTACAACCGCCAGTCCATCTGA